A single region of the Vicia villosa cultivar HV-30 ecotype Madison, WI linkage group LG4, Vvil1.0, whole genome shotgun sequence genome encodes:
- the LOC131594533 gene encoding uncharacterized protein LOC131594533 → MDLDEWESISDDGYFEMEYLHPSPPRKQNQLVPLQIPLDLKIGNTSKDVVLLKDMPKHQSFEEDQEENVSQVFFKIKENEFVDMKIESPKSSSSKEMVTSPRMIIEKDVFGEKEDSSWEEENNSGFSLWKWSLSGVGAICTFGVVVASICVVYFGSQQRKKLQQDKKIMFQIYADDKRIKQVVQHATKLNEAISAVRGVPITRAHITVGGNYDLFD, encoded by the exons ATGGATCTTGATGAGTGGGAATCAATCTCTGATGATGGCTACTTTGAGATGGAATATTTGCATCCATCACCACCAAGAAAACAAAACCAACTTGTGCCTTTACAAATTCCCTTAGACCTCAAAATTGGTAACACATCAAAGGATGTTGTTTTGTTGAAAGACATGCCAAAGCATCAATCTTTTGAAGAAGATCAAGAAGAAAATGTGTCACAAGTTTTCTTTAAGATTAAGGAAAATGAATTTGTTGACATGAAAATTGAGTCACCAAAGTCAAGTAGTAGCAAAGAGATGGTTACTTCACCAAGAATGATTATTGAGAAAGATGTGTTTGGTGAGAAAGAGGATTCAAGTTGGGAAGAAGAGAACAATAGTGGTTTTAGTTTGTGGAAATGGAGTCTTAGTGGTGTTGGTGCTATTTGTACTTTTGGTGTTGTTGTTGCTTCTATTTGTGTTGTGTATTTTGGAAGCCAACAAAGGAAGAAACTTCAACAAGATAAGAAGATTATGTTCCAAATCTATGCTGATGACAAG AGGATTAAGCAAGTGGTGCAGCATGCAACAAAATTGAATGAAGCCATTTCTGCAGTGAGAGGGGTTCCTATAACAAGAGCTCACATAACAGTTGGTGGCAACTATGATCTTTTTGATTGA